One Benincasa hispida cultivar B227 chromosome 5, ASM972705v1, whole genome shotgun sequence genomic window carries:
- the LOC120078163 gene encoding uncharacterized protein LOC120078163, with protein sequence MNPYRNRTTADSILDSLSLNPPPYPVLLLLAVVSIFLGASWWLSYESAVEAAEDQINWILFATPVLLIVLVRVLSSVDPSFFSSSPWDRRRRTHHLPAEGSSPWGVAALIVLLLVLVQFQSSFRESWSI encoded by the coding sequence atgaATCCTTACCGAAACAGAACCACCGCAGATTCAATTCTCGATTCTCTTTCCCTCAATCCTCCGCCGTATCCCGTCCTCCTCCTCCTCGCCGTCGTCTCCATATTCCTCGGCGCTTCCTGGTGGCTCTCCTACGAGTCCGCCGTTGAAGCCGCCGAGGATCAGATCAACTGGATTCTCTTCGCTACACCGGTTCTCCTCATCGTTCTCGTTCGAGTCCTCTCCTCTGTCGATCCGAGCTTCTTTTCTTCCTCGCCTTGGGACCGTCGCCGCCGCACGCATCATCTCCCGGCTGAAGGAAGCTCACCGTGGGGCGTAGctgcgttgatcgtgctgctgCTCGTTCTCGTGCAGTTCCAGTCCTCGTTCCGTGAGAGCTGGTCCATTTGA
- the LOC120078650 gene encoding probable alkaline/neutral invertase B isoform X1 — MSNSSSNLTQNGNAKNNDTLFTVDEIEESELSKLLDRPRPLNMERQRSFDERSLGDMAIGYSPRLSTRVSSENFGRLTDNYDQTPSPGRRSDFNTPRSQTGFEQHPMVAEAWEALRRSLVYFRGQPVGTIAALDSTEENLNYDQVFVRDFVPSAFAFLMNGEPEIVKNFILKTLRLQSWEKKIDRFQLGEGVMPASFKVLHDPVRNTETLIADFGESAIGRVAPVDSGFWWIILLRAYTKSTGDTALAELPECQKGMRLILSLCLSEGFDTFPTLLCADGCCMIDRRMGVYGYPIEIQALFFMALRCALLLLKQDHEGKDFVERITKRLHAMSYHMRTYFWLDLKQLNDIYRYKTEEYSHTALNKFNVIPDSLPEWIFDFMPTRGGYFIGNVSPARMDFRWFCLGNCIAILSALATPEQSTAIMDLIESRWEELVGEMPLKVCYPAIESHEWRIVTGCDPKNTRWSYHNGGSWPVLLWLLTAACIKTGRPQIARRALELAETRLLKDNWPEYYDGTVGRYIGKQARKFQTWSVAGYLVAKMMLEDPSHSGMVSLEEDKQMKPVMKRSHSWTC; from the exons ATGTCGAATTCCTCTTCGAACTTGACCCAGAATGGGAATGCTAAAAACAACGATACGTTATTCACAGTGGATGAGATTGAAGAAAGTGAGCTTTCGAAGCTATTGGATAGGCCAAGGCCATTGAACATGGAGAGACAGAGGTCATTCGATGAAAGATCGCTTGGGGATATGGCGATTGGTTATTCCCCACGGTTATCGACGAGAGTTTCTTCAGAGAACTTTGGTCGGTTGACTGATAATTATGATCAAACGCCATCGCCGGGCAGAAGATCGGATTTCAATACTCCAAGATCACAGACTGGATTCGAGCAGCATCCTATGGTGGCCGAAGCTTGGGAAGCGTTGAGGCGTTCGTTGGTCTATTTCCGTGGCCAACCAGTTGGTACTATTGCTGCGTTGGACAGTACTGAAGAAAATCTTAATTATGATCAA GTGTTTGTGAGAGACTTTGTCCCGAGCGCCTTTGCTTTTCTAATGAATGGGGAGCCTGAAATAGTAAAGAACTTTATCTTAAAAACTCTTCGGCTTCAATCATGGGAGAAAAAGATTGACAGATTCCAGCTTGGAGAAGGAGTGATGCCTGCTAGTTTCAAAGTGCTTCATGATCCAGTGAGGAACACTGAAACTTTAATTGCAGATTTTGGGGAGAGTGCAATAGGAAGAGTTGCTCCGGTTGACTCTGGATTTTGGTGGATCATATTGCTTAGAGCATACACAAAGTCCACTGGTGACACTGCCTTGGCTGAACTGCCAGAATGCCAAAAGGGAATGCGCCTTATTTTGAGTCTGTGTCTTTCGGAAGGGTTTGACACATTCCCAACCCTTCTCTGTGCCGATGGATGCTGCATGATTGATAGACGAATG GGTGTATATGGCTACCCAATTGAAATTCAAGCTCTTTTCTTTATGGCTTTAAGGTGTGCTTTGCTTTTACTTAAGCAAGACCACGAGGGGAAGGACTTTGTAGAAAGAATAACAAAACGGCTTCATGCCATGAGCTATCACATGAGAACTTACTTTTGGCTCGACCTAAAGCAACTAAATGATATATATCGATATAAAACTGAAGAATACTCTCACACCGCTTTGAACAAGTTCAATGTAATACCCGATTCTCTTCCTGAATGGATTTTTGACTTTATGCCAACTCGTGGTGGTTACTTTATCGGAAATGTCAGCCCTGCAAGAATGGACTTCCGTTGGTTTTGCTTGGGAAACTGCATTGCAATTCTTTCAGCCTTGGCAACACCAGAACAGTCCACTGCTATTATGGATCTTATTGAATCGCGTTGGGAAGAGCTGGTCGGAGAAATGCCTCTAAAGGTTTGTTACCCTGCCATTGAAAGTCACGAGTGGCGGATTGTAACTGGATGTGATCCAAAAAATACAAGATGGAGTTACCATAATGGTGGTTCTTGGCCTG TTCTCCTATGGCTTCTAACAGCTGCATGTATCAAGACGGGGCGACCCCAGATTGCAAGACGTGCACTCGAACTAGCTGAAACCAGGCTACTGAAAGATAACTGGCCAGAATATTACGATGGGACAGTTGGGCGGTACATTGGGAAACAGGCACGAAAGTTTCAGACGTGGTCGGTTGCAGGTTATTTAGTGGCAAAGATGATGCTGGAAGACCCCTCTCATTCAGGCATGGTGTCACTGGAGGAAGACAAGCAGATGAAGCCTGTAATGAAAAGGTCACATTCATGGACTTGCTAA
- the LOC120078650 gene encoding probable alkaline/neutral invertase B isoform X2: MERQRSFDERSLGDMAIGYSPRLSTRVSSENFGRLTDNYDQTPSPGRRSDFNTPRSQTGFEQHPMVAEAWEALRRSLVYFRGQPVGTIAALDSTEENLNYDQVFVRDFVPSAFAFLMNGEPEIVKNFILKTLRLQSWEKKIDRFQLGEGVMPASFKVLHDPVRNTETLIADFGESAIGRVAPVDSGFWWIILLRAYTKSTGDTALAELPECQKGMRLILSLCLSEGFDTFPTLLCADGCCMIDRRMGVYGYPIEIQALFFMALRCALLLLKQDHEGKDFVERITKRLHAMSYHMRTYFWLDLKQLNDIYRYKTEEYSHTALNKFNVIPDSLPEWIFDFMPTRGGYFIGNVSPARMDFRWFCLGNCIAILSALATPEQSTAIMDLIESRWEELVGEMPLKVCYPAIESHEWRIVTGCDPKNTRWSYHNGGSWPVLLWLLTAACIKTGRPQIARRALELAETRLLKDNWPEYYDGTVGRYIGKQARKFQTWSVAGYLVAKMMLEDPSHSGMVSLEEDKQMKPVMKRSHSWTC, from the exons ATGGAGAGACAGAGGTCATTCGATGAAAGATCGCTTGGGGATATGGCGATTGGTTATTCCCCACGGTTATCGACGAGAGTTTCTTCAGAGAACTTTGGTCGGTTGACTGATAATTATGATCAAACGCCATCGCCGGGCAGAAGATCGGATTTCAATACTCCAAGATCACAGACTGGATTCGAGCAGCATCCTATGGTGGCCGAAGCTTGGGAAGCGTTGAGGCGTTCGTTGGTCTATTTCCGTGGCCAACCAGTTGGTACTATTGCTGCGTTGGACAGTACTGAAGAAAATCTTAATTATGATCAA GTGTTTGTGAGAGACTTTGTCCCGAGCGCCTTTGCTTTTCTAATGAATGGGGAGCCTGAAATAGTAAAGAACTTTATCTTAAAAACTCTTCGGCTTCAATCATGGGAGAAAAAGATTGACAGATTCCAGCTTGGAGAAGGAGTGATGCCTGCTAGTTTCAAAGTGCTTCATGATCCAGTGAGGAACACTGAAACTTTAATTGCAGATTTTGGGGAGAGTGCAATAGGAAGAGTTGCTCCGGTTGACTCTGGATTTTGGTGGATCATATTGCTTAGAGCATACACAAAGTCCACTGGTGACACTGCCTTGGCTGAACTGCCAGAATGCCAAAAGGGAATGCGCCTTATTTTGAGTCTGTGTCTTTCGGAAGGGTTTGACACATTCCCAACCCTTCTCTGTGCCGATGGATGCTGCATGATTGATAGACGAATG GGTGTATATGGCTACCCAATTGAAATTCAAGCTCTTTTCTTTATGGCTTTAAGGTGTGCTTTGCTTTTACTTAAGCAAGACCACGAGGGGAAGGACTTTGTAGAAAGAATAACAAAACGGCTTCATGCCATGAGCTATCACATGAGAACTTACTTTTGGCTCGACCTAAAGCAACTAAATGATATATATCGATATAAAACTGAAGAATACTCTCACACCGCTTTGAACAAGTTCAATGTAATACCCGATTCTCTTCCTGAATGGATTTTTGACTTTATGCCAACTCGTGGTGGTTACTTTATCGGAAATGTCAGCCCTGCAAGAATGGACTTCCGTTGGTTTTGCTTGGGAAACTGCATTGCAATTCTTTCAGCCTTGGCAACACCAGAACAGTCCACTGCTATTATGGATCTTATTGAATCGCGTTGGGAAGAGCTGGTCGGAGAAATGCCTCTAAAGGTTTGTTACCCTGCCATTGAAAGTCACGAGTGGCGGATTGTAACTGGATGTGATCCAAAAAATACAAGATGGAGTTACCATAATGGTGGTTCTTGGCCTG TTCTCCTATGGCTTCTAACAGCTGCATGTATCAAGACGGGGCGACCCCAGATTGCAAGACGTGCACTCGAACTAGCTGAAACCAGGCTACTGAAAGATAACTGGCCAGAATATTACGATGGGACAGTTGGGCGGTACATTGGGAAACAGGCACGAAAGTTTCAGACGTGGTCGGTTGCAGGTTATTTAGTGGCAAAGATGATGCTGGAAGACCCCTCTCATTCAGGCATGGTGTCACTGGAGGAAGACAAGCAGATGAAGCCTGTAATGAAAAGGTCACATTCATGGACTTGCTAA